One Marinitoga litoralis DNA segment encodes these proteins:
- a CDS encoding SGNH/GDSL hydrolase family protein, translating to MLACFGDSITEGKPGVSYVKYLEGINFGLGGDTVLNLTKRLEVLNFEKYDELVIEIGTNDILLPFLRSYSKMWERSIESIIKSGRVPSETKDEFENNYEKMINKVKHKKVYVVSIPMIGEILNSDLNKKVDEYNEIIIKICKRYNVKYIDFNGWQKEVVKNSNTFISKNPFGMVLDSIFVRTPLISKITSKMRNLVTTIDGVHLNDYGAYNLAKMIIQIHNSY from the coding sequence ATGTTAGCATGTTTTGGAGATAGTATAACAGAAGGTAAGCCTGGAGTATCTTATGTAAAATATTTAGAGGGTATAAATTTTGGTTTAGGTGGAGATACTGTTTTAAATCTTACCAAAAGATTAGAGGTTTTAAATTTTGAAAAATATGATGAATTAGTAATAGAAATTGGTACAAATGATATATTATTGCCATTCTTAAGATCTTATTCAAAAATGTGGGAAAGATCAATAGAAAGCATTATTAAATCTGGAAGGGTTCCTTCAGAAACAAAAGATGAATTTGAAAATAATTATGAAAAAATGATAAATAAGGTAAAACATAAGAAGGTTTATGTTGTTAGCATTCCGATGATTGGAGAAATTTTAAATAGTGATTTAAATAAGAAAGTAGATGAATACAATGAAATAATAATAAAAATATGCAAAAGATATAATGTTAAATATATAGATTTTAATGGGTGGCAAAAAGAAGTTGTAAAAAATTCAAACACTTTTATATCAAAAAATCCTTTTGGTATGGTACTAGATTCTATTTTTGTTAGAACTCCTTTAATATCAAAAATTACTAGTAAAATGAGGAATTTAGTTACTACAATAGATGGTGTTCATTTAAATGATTATGGTGCATATAATTTAGCAAAAATGATAATTCAAATACATAATTCATATTAA